A genomic stretch from Psychrilyobacter piezotolerans includes:
- a CDS encoding undecaprenyl-diphosphate phosphatase, with protein MDFLEIIKVIILGVVEGITEWLPISSTGHMILVDKYLSLNVSSAFKEMFFVVIQLGAIFAVVILYFNTLLPFSFKNGFSIKKETMSMWYKIVVACIPAGVVGILFDDKINALFYNYQTVAIMLIVFGVFFILIENYNKGNQPKIKAISEITYKTALIIGLFQLIAAVFPGTSRSGATILGALLIGVSRTVAAEFTFFLAVPVMLGASFLKLLKFGLSFTGSEIIILIIGMLVAFIISILAIKFLMKYIKKHDFKVFGWYRIALGIIVILYFGIGTVLS; from the coding sequence ATGGATTTTTTAGAGATTATAAAAGTAATTATATTGGGTGTTGTTGAAGGGATTACGGAGTGGCTGCCTATCAGTAGCACAGGACATATGATATTGGTAGATAAATATTTAAGCCTTAATGTAAGCAGTGCATTTAAAGAAATGTTTTTCGTCGTTATTCAATTGGGTGCCATTTTTGCAGTGGTGATACTTTATTTTAATACGTTGTTACCTTTTTCTTTTAAAAATGGATTTTCAATAAAAAAAGAGACTATGTCTATGTGGTATAAAATTGTTGTTGCATGTATTCCGGCGGGTGTTGTTGGTATTTTATTTGATGATAAAATCAACGCCCTTTTTTATAATTATCAGACTGTAGCTATTATGCTCATTGTATTTGGTGTATTTTTCATTTTAATTGAAAACTATAACAAGGGTAATCAGCCAAAGATAAAAGCAATTTCAGAAATAACTTATAAAACAGCCCTAATCATAGGCCTGTTTCAGCTTATAGCAGCTGTATTTCCAGGGACATCACGTTCCGGAGCAACTATTCTTGGTGCACTTTTGATCGGGGTTTCAAGAACGGTTGCTGCAGAATTTACATTTTTCCTTGCTGTACCTGTCATGCTAGGAGCCAGCTTTCTTAAATTGTTAAAGTTTGGTTTGAGTTTTACTGGTTCGGAAATTATAATACTAATAATTGGTATGCTTGTTGCTTTCATAATATCTATTTTAGCAATTAAATTTCTTATGAAGTATATTAAAAAGCATGATTTCAAGGTTTTTGGTTGGTATAGAATCGCACTCGGTATAATTGTTATTTTGTATTTTGGTATAGGGACTGTCCTGTCGTAA
- a CDS encoding thymidine kinase, which produces MRNLQFIVTEGMGWLEVVTGSMFSGKSEELIKRLRRSKYARQKVVAFKHASDVRYDDAKLASHSQSFIEGVPVASVEEMEKLFFEKYSDAQVIGIDEVQFFGAEVVKFCEDLADMGKRVIVAGLDKDFKGEPFKPMDELLARAEYVDKFQAICAVCGNPATVSQRLIDGEPAYYDDPIVLVGATESYEPRCRKCHRIKYKDENMGNLYFIVGTGTEIGKTHVTLKLIEEDLKNKKNIMALKPIETGSEIFGENLEGSDTKKYADLLGKGVEEINTYFFKKPMSPHIAAELDGEQILINEIKNRIDEEIKTHETLYVEGAGGLLVPYNNRYTYLDLLVDYRKKSEVIVVANNSLGTINHTLLTIETLKRNDIMIKGIIFNNKDNNTDEILLEDNIKTIEKLSGVKVLKNTGYDGGTGEF; this is translated from the coding sequence GTGAGAAATTTGCAATTTATAGTAACAGAAGGAATGGGATGGTTAGAAGTTGTAACTGGAAGTATGTTTTCAGGGAAGAGTGAGGAGCTCATAAAGAGATTGAGAAGATCCAAATACGCACGTCAAAAAGTAGTAGCTTTTAAACATGCCAGTGATGTGAGGTATGATGATGCAAAATTAGCTTCACACAGCCAGTCTTTTATAGAGGGGGTACCGGTTGCCAGTGTAGAAGAGATGGAAAAATTATTCTTTGAAAAATACAGTGATGCACAGGTAATAGGAATAGATGAAGTGCAGTTTTTTGGTGCTGAAGTTGTAAAATTTTGTGAAGATCTGGCTGACATGGGAAAAAGAGTAATTGTAGCAGGATTGGATAAGGATTTTAAGGGTGAACCTTTTAAACCTATGGATGAACTTTTGGCCAGGGCTGAATATGTAGACAAGTTTCAGGCTATTTGTGCTGTGTGCGGAAATCCTGCTACAGTATCCCAGAGGCTGATAGATGGTGAACCTGCTTATTACGATGATCCCATTGTATTGGTTGGAGCTACAGAATCATATGAGCCCAGGTGCAGGAAGTGCCATAGAATAAAATATAAAGATGAAAATATGGGAAACCTTTATTTTATAGTGGGAACCGGCACTGAGATCGGGAAAACCCATGTTACTTTAAAATTAATAGAGGAAGACCTTAAAAACAAAAAAAATATTATGGCATTGAAGCCTATAGAAACAGGGTCGGAAATTTTTGGAGAAAATTTAGAAGGGTCGGATACCAAAAAATATGCGGATCTTTTAGGAAAAGGTGTGGAAGAAATAAATACATATTTTTTTAAAAAGCCAATGTCTCCTCATATTGCAGCAGAGTTAGATGGGGAACAAATATTAATTAATGAGATAAAAAATAGGATAGACGAAGAGATTAAAACCCATGAAACCTTGTATGTTGAAGGTGCAGGAGGTCTGTTGGTTCCATATAATAACAGGTATACATATTTGGATCTTTTGGTAGATTACAGAAAAAAATCAGAGGTAATAGTGGTGGCCAACAACTCTTTGGGGACAATAAACCACACCCTGTTGACGATAGAAACATTGAAAAGAAATGACATTATGATAAAGGGGATTATCTTCAACAATAAAGATAATAATACAGATGAAATTTTATTGGAGGATAACATAAAAACCATCGAGAAATTAAGTGGTGTAAAGGTGTTAAAAAACACGGGGTATGATGGAGGCACAGGTGAATTTTAG
- a CDS encoding pseudouridylate synthase has translation MNFRSLEKTTKFGYLFYISYRGTKFHSFDENKDESSTKKTVKGEFIKILGELGVTWAKGVQQGGRTDGQVSAKENILYINSNNKIDKISLKEKFNKKIDEMKIIKIEKTLPNLAIPEMMEGRVYRYTYPADKIKAAEEEILKRCDELTGTYDVSEFTDSKGQKLKEKIRRVEISYDRGSLVFSGNSFMPKQVRIMSGYILTGEKKILPGKYLTLEKMILSRELEEMIIEEVNDISEENILKIEKIKDIYIFYVAKNKKGEVIGKNAGNIKSLRKKYGQIIIKTI, from the coding sequence GTGAATTTTAGAAGTTTAGAAAAAACAACAAAATTTGGATATTTATTTTATATCTCATACAGGGGTACAAAATTTCATTCTTTTGATGAAAATAAAGATGAAAGTTCCACAAAGAAAACTGTAAAGGGTGAATTTATAAAGATATTAGGGGAATTAGGAGTCACTTGGGCTAAGGGGGTCCAGCAAGGCGGGAGAACCGATGGTCAGGTAAGTGCCAAAGAAAATATCCTCTATATAAATTCAAACAATAAGATAGATAAAATCTCATTAAAGGAAAAATTCAACAAAAAAATAGATGAGATGAAGATCATAAAGATAGAAAAAACCCTGCCTAACTTAGCTATTCCTGAGATGATGGAAGGGAGGGTCTATAGGTATACCTATCCGGCAGATAAGATAAAGGCTGCTGAGGAAGAGATATTAAAAAGATGTGATGAACTTACAGGAACCTACGATGTAAGTGAATTCACCGACAGTAAGGGACAGAAATTAAAGGAAAAAATAAGAAGGGTGGAAATATCGTACGACAGGGGTAGTCTGGTATTTTCAGGAAATTCATTTATGCCGAAGCAGGTAAGGATCATGTCCGGCTATATATTAACCGGTGAGAAAAAAATTCTGCCGGGAAAATACCTGACTCTGGAAAAAATGATCTTATCCAGGGAATTAGAGGAGATGATAATAGAAGAGGTTAATGATATTTCTGAAGAAAATATCTTGAAAATAGAAAAAATAAAAGATATCTATATTTTCTACGTAGCTAAGAATAAAAAAGGTGAAGTTATCGGAAAGAATGCCGGTAATATCAAAAGTTTAAGAAAAAAATACGGGCAGATAATAATAAAGACGATCTAA